In the Halobacteriovoraceae bacterium genome, AGATGGTTTATATCGTTTCTACTTATCAAGGGACTTTTATTTTTCAAATGGGATCTTAATCAAAAAAGTTGATTTTAGGGAAACCAATAATTGACTCAGCATACTCGTCAATATTTTCAGGTCTTAAGTTGTCCAGGTCCATCTCAGGTTTTAAAAACAAAAAGAATAATGCATCTTCTTCCCATTCCTTATAATCTTTATCAGGAATTTGATCCCTTATTTCTTCAAAAAAATCTGAATGTTTCAATCTTAATTTGGGCATCTCAATAGACCCTATTCTACATGGGCCTTCTTTTCTCTTATACGATTTAAACTTCATTGTTATCCTCTCTTTATACTTAATTTTTCAAAGGATTGAACTATGAGTTTACGACGTATTCACCGTTACTGCATCCCTGGTTTTGACGTGACAGACACTAAAGAGTGGTTAGATAAAGGCTTTATTGAGATATTTATCAAAGATGGACGTGAAGTTAAACAGTGTTCCAGGTGTTGTCATGAGCTTGATGCAGCCAAAGTTAGCGAGCATAAAGTCAAAGTTCGCACAATGGATATTCATGGTTTTAAGGGATACTACATCTTTAAAAGAACTAAGCATCGATGCGGTAATTGTAAAAAAATTAGAACTTCTAAAATTGACTGGATCTCTGAGGAGACTCCGCACGTAACCGAGGAATATGCTTGGTGGTTAGGACGTCTTTGTGAGATTACTCCAGTCTCTCGGGCCGCTGAGTTCACTGGCAATGATCCTATGAGTATGTGGCGGTTTGATTTTAAAAGAATGAAGCGGATGTTTCAACACTACAAGATCCCAAAGGTCAGGAGGATTTGTGTAGACGAAGTCTATGCCAGAAAGAAAAAGTATCATGCCAAAGAGTCCAGGGATAAACGCTTTTTCACGATAATCTGTGACTTGGACACTAGGAGGGTTATTTGGGTGTCTGAAAGCCGCTCTAAAGAAGCACTTAATGAGTTTTTTCATGTCATGGGAAAAGAGCGCTGTGAAGAGATTGAAGTTGTAGCGGCAGATCAGTTTGATGGATATAAACTTAGCGTGAAAGAGAACTGTCCCAACGCTATTTTTGTATGGGATCGTTTTCATATCATGCAGACGTTTCAAAACTATATTAATAGTGAGAGACAGTGGTTAAATGAGCACATGTGCAAAGGAGAACAAAAGAGACTGACTCGTGGCAAATTTAAACAGTTATTCACTAAAAAATCTGATCGAAGAACAAAAGCTGAGAACCGGCATATTCGGGAAGTCATGAGAGATAATGAATATTTTGTTTACCTAGAACTCATTAAAGAAGGTATGCACCAGATATTTGAATCTGCTTCAGCTCCGGAAGCAAGAGCAAAGTTTGAAGAGATGGGGGAATGGATAAATCAAGCAGGGATCTTCTATGAACTAAAAAAATGGTGGAAAACGTTTGATGATGGATGGGATACATTCAGAAACTACTTCAAATACCCTGTTACCTCATCACTTTCAGAAGGAATAAACAACGTCATCAAAACAATAAAGAAAAGAGCTTATGGTTATAGGAATATGCAGTATTTTAAGCTTAAAATCCTCCAAGTATGCGGATTTTTGAACTCTAAGTGGGTACCAATGAATTTTCAATAACTTCAACTTTTTTGTTAGAGAGGCTTTCAAATGACCAATCAATCTCTAATCCAAAATCACAATTATCAAAGAATGCTATTGAACTTCAAAGAGAGTTAGGAGTTGTTTTTGAACAAATTAATCGAAACTTTCCTGGTTATATTTCAGCTTTTTTGACAACTGATTATATCATGAATGCTAATTCACCTTTGAAAAGTACTGACTTAGATTCCGCAAAATCTCAAGAAGCATTTTCAACAAAATTCAACAGATATTGGTCTGAAAAATTTAGTTTTAAGGACAAAACTTTAATGGAGTTAACAATTAGAGATTTAAATCGACTCATAACTGCTTACCCTGATGAATATGGCCATTTAAAATTTGTTCGAGATAATATTTGGTTTTAATCATTTAAAAATATTGTATCTATTATTTCATAGGCCGTTTTGTTTTGGTAACTTTGATAGAGATGGATACAATCAACTTTTAATTGAATGTTTTTAATATGCTTTTGCTTGCGGATAAAGGGATCTAAATTTCTTGGTATTTTCATCCGCGCAAGGGTCATATGAAATACAAGATCCTTTCTATCATATTCAATTTCAACTTCATCTAAACAGGTACGTATGATTTCACCCAATGCGTGAAATTTATCATTCTTTATCTTCGATCCTAACCAGACTACACGTGCACTTTCTGTCGATGGAAATGCACCCCAAGAATCAATTTCACATTTGAACTCTTTGCCTAAGGGGCGTTCTCTTAAGGCCTGAATGATCTTGGCCTCTTTTTCAGCATCCACCTCGCCCAAAAAAGCAATTGTGAAATGCCATTGATAAGAAGGCACCAACCTGTCATTTGTATATCTTTGCTTGAAAGGGACTACGTAAGACTTAATCTGTTTTAAAGCATCAATACTGACGGGGATTCCAATAAACAATCTTTTATCTTTTTGACTTTCCATCACTATGGATTGTAGCATCCCGAAACTACCAAAGTCGATATTTGTAAGGAGAAGTCATGGAATTAATTAAATCAACAAAAGAATTCACTATTTATAAAAAGCGCACTGGCCGCTATGGGGTGAAAAATGCTGCTAGAAAATGGTTAAATGGGGAAGAGAAAGTAAAAGTTCTTTTGGGTGAAGGTCTAATCAAACTTACCGCAGCGAGTGCTAAAACTCAGGAAGATACTGAAGATACTGCTGAGTAATTATGAAAGTTGTTGTCCAACGCTCAAAGCATTCAAAAGTCTTAGTCGATGAGAGAATTACAGGTCAAATTGACAAGGGGCTTGTACTTCTTGTTTGTTTTGAGCAGGGCGACAATATTGAGAAAGTTGAAACATGTGTTGAGAAACTTCTTAAATTAAGAATCTTTGATGACTCAGATGGTAAGATGAACTTAAATGTAGAACAAATCAACGGAAAAATCTTGGCCATAAGTCAATTCACTTTGTCTTGGGATGGGCGCAGAGGCAATCGCCCAAGTTTTGATCTTTCTATGTCTCCGCAAGAGGCCAAAGTGTTATTTGGTATTTTTTGTCAGAAAATGAGTCAAAAAGTTCCCGTTCAAACAGGTGTTTTTGGAGAAGTGATGGATGTCCAAATTTCAAATGATGGGCCTGTAACTTTTCACTTAAGTTATTAAGTCTAACTTCATTAGAGTGTTGAGTCTGTTGATGATTTAGACACAATGGATCTTAGGCCAGAGTGGAGAAATTCATCAGAGTTTTTTACATCTGTCAGATCAAGTTCTTCTTTAAAAATTTGTTTTAAGTCTGTGAATCGTCTCTGTATATCTTCTCCAGCTAAATGTTCTTCATGAATCAGCTCATATTCTAAGAGTTCAAAACTGTTACTTAGTTTCATGGACAGTTCTAATTTTTGTAGTTTTTTAAGAGTTTGGTTATATTTAATTCGAGTTTCATCGATGACTCCAAACCAATCGATGATTTTCCACTGCCCATTTAAATCTTCTCCTATATTATCAAATGTTAAATCTTTGATAATCTGATTTTGATCAAGATATTTTTTGTAAAAATGTATAATTTCAAAAACATTATCTTTTCCTTCATTTGTTTTGATATAGTTTTTCAATATTTGAGCTGCAGTATAATTTACTCTTTCGACGATATAAAATCCTTTTGCAGCGACTTCAATTTTTACTGTCGGGACATGTGTATTTAAAAG is a window encoding:
- a CDS encoding ISL3 family transposase, with translation MSLRRIHRYCIPGFDVTDTKEWLDKGFIEIFIKDGREVKQCSRCCHELDAAKVSEHKVKVRTMDIHGFKGYYIFKRTKHRCGNCKKIRTSKIDWISEETPHVTEEYAWWLGRLCEITPVSRAAEFTGNDPMSMWRFDFKRMKRMFQHYKIPKVRRICVDEVYARKKKYHAKESRDKRFFTIICDLDTRRVIWVSESRSKEALNEFFHVMGKERCEEIEVVAADQFDGYKLSVKENCPNAIFVWDRFHIMQTFQNYINSERQWLNEHMCKGEQKRLTRGKFKQLFTKKSDRRTKAENRHIREVMRDNEYFVYLELIKEGMHQIFESASAPEARAKFEEMGEWINQAGIFYELKKWWKTFDDGWDTFRNYFKYPVTSSLSEGINNVIKTIKKRAYGYRNMQYFKLKILQVCGFLNSKWVPMNFQ
- a CDS encoding D-tyrosyl-tRNA(Tyr) deacylase, whose translation is MKVVVQRSKHSKVLVDERITGQIDKGLVLLVCFEQGDNIEKVETCVEKLLKLRIFDDSDGKMNLNVEQINGKILAISQFTLSWDGRRGNRPSFDLSMSPQEAKVLFGIFCQKMSQKVPVQTGVFGEVMDVQISNDGPVTFHLSY
- the thpR gene encoding RNA 2',3'-cyclic phosphodiesterase codes for the protein MESQKDKRLFIGIPVSIDALKQIKSYVVPFKQRYTNDRLVPSYQWHFTIAFLGEVDAEKEAKIIQALRERPLGKEFKCEIDSWGAFPSTESARVVWLGSKIKNDKFHALGEIIRTCLDEVEIEYDRKDLVFHMTLARMKIPRNLDPFIRKQKHIKNIQLKVDCIHLYQSYQNKTAYEIIDTIFLND